A portion of the Deltaproteobacteria bacterium genome contains these proteins:
- a CDS encoding tetratricopeptide repeat protein, translating into MSHSNSEKNEEVLDRWFVQTKGQIVGPMPAEKVLARVISDELTVMSRVSSDRRNWKAICNVTFFEELVNSRIRAYTGKTEVVGQMHPAAGDTPFEASEVNFNNVHTGAIEGISEQLDHARQLEELTANIQKLNAIKKEILLKRKTVVIEREGNDEEDHPDDQNVFISKPQKKFSVREMFSGNVRHRKIAIASAVLLIGGLAGTLGYATYKDHEEQAALVLKAKTEADARAKGEYKKAATTADEKGLVKSASAEELLALAESHLKGKNHSAGQLAIKQALTMNLDSSNRARAYAISAAFSVAAGDLDLATAQYSESLQHVELFSTLHGVGILNIRKGNFEEAERFFLKALQLPSTSSSDRAITLIHLFETALVLDNKTKTEAAKVPNTNRVEPTMTRTNAALSLVTEALPTVKSGRDRLLFIKAIGDFYLGNKDGFQTSAIELIDEPITSDSLKIKSDLEDDFAQWDRLVKHCATVYNQPPVSGFSAAFYAACLSRSHGATHALPFAKYAFTVNNKDPIFGSLYSSTLFSSGDLEGAEKILSENPNFADSSKLARFVLTEISNRRVPAEIKAEIKAELKKEQEPDVAK; encoded by the coding sequence ATGTCGCACTCAAACAGTGAAAAAAACGAAGAAGTACTCGACCGTTGGTTTGTCCAAACTAAAGGGCAAATAGTCGGCCCAATGCCCGCGGAGAAAGTGCTAGCTCGTGTAATCTCAGACGAGCTAACTGTCATGTCGCGCGTATCTTCCGATCGAAGAAATTGGAAAGCGATCTGCAACGTCACGTTTTTTGAAGAATTGGTCAATAGCCGCATTCGCGCCTACACTGGAAAAACAGAAGTCGTCGGACAGATGCACCCCGCGGCCGGCGATACTCCGTTCGAAGCTAGCGAAGTTAATTTCAATAATGTGCACACTGGCGCAATCGAAGGAATCTCAGAACAGCTTGATCACGCGAGGCAACTGGAAGAGCTAACGGCAAACATCCAAAAGCTGAACGCGATTAAAAAAGAAATTTTGCTGAAACGAAAAACAGTTGTCATCGAACGCGAAGGAAATGACGAAGAGGATCACCCCGACGATCAAAACGTCTTTATTTCCAAACCGCAAAAGAAATTTTCGGTAAGAGAAATGTTCAGCGGAAACGTTCGCCACCGGAAAATCGCAATTGCAAGCGCGGTGTTGCTGATTGGCGGTCTCGCCGGAACCCTCGGCTACGCCACCTATAAGGATCATGAAGAGCAAGCCGCTTTAGTATTAAAAGCAAAAACTGAAGCCGATGCTCGCGCCAAAGGCGAATATAAAAAAGCTGCAACTACAGCCGACGAAAAAGGTCTCGTCAAAAGTGCTTCTGCCGAAGAACTTCTAGCACTGGCTGAGTCGCATCTTAAAGGAAAAAACCATAGCGCAGGTCAACTGGCAATCAAACAAGCTTTGACGATGAACCTCGACAGCTCAAACCGTGCACGAGCTTACGCGATTTCAGCTGCGTTTTCAGTGGCCGCCGGCGACCTAGATTTAGCCACGGCACAATACTCAGAATCATTGCAACATGTGGAGCTCTTCAGCACGTTGCACGGAGTGGGAATTTTAAATATACGAAAGGGAAACTTTGAAGAAGCCGAACGATTTTTTTTAAAAGCGTTGCAGCTTCCCAGTACCAGTAGCAGCGACAGGGCAATTACACTTATTCATCTATTTGAAACCGCTCTGGTGTTGGACAACAAAACAAAGACCGAAGCAGCGAAAGTGCCGAACACCAATCGGGTAGAGCCGACCATGACGAGAACCAATGCTGCTTTGTCGCTCGTCACAGAAGCCCTTCCAACTGTAAAAAGTGGACGCGACAGGCTTCTATTCATTAAAGCGATAGGTGACTTTTACCTCGGAAACAAAGACGGCTTTCAAACATCAGCCATCGAGTTGATTGACGAGCCAATTACCTCGGACAGTTTGAAAATTAAATCCGATCTTGAAGACGATTTTGCGCAATGGGATCGACTTGTTAAGCACTGCGCCACCGTCTACAATCAACCACCTGTCAGCGGGTTCAGCGCTGCGTTTTATGCTGCTTGCTTGTCCCGAAGTCACGGTGCCACTCACGCACTTCCGTTCGCAAAGTACGCTTTCACTGTGAATAACAAGGACCCAATCTTCGGATCTCTTTATTCCTCGACACTTTTCTCATCGGGCG
- a CDS encoding type IV pilus twitching motility protein PilT translates to MAGIEQLFSMMVKQGASDLHISATYPPFIRLHGHMLRLNMPPLSPQAAEKLVFATMNDNQIKTFKRKLELDWSYKIEGVGRFRANAFIQYGGVGAVYRFVQEHIRTLEELALPETLRFLADNVRGLVLVTGPTGSGKSTTLAALITHINNTRKEHIITIEDPIEYVHTGKNCLINQREVGPHTKSFHGALRAALREDPDVIMVGEMRDYKTMSLALTAAETGHLVFATLHTNNAAKSVDRIVDSFPPEQQPQVRVMLSESLLGVIAQTLLPRSDMAGMVPALEVMIAISSIRNLIRENKTFQIPSIMQTNARHGMMTYETSVKLLLNSGAISQATAANFMQQASA, encoded by the coding sequence ATGGCGGGTATTGAACAGCTTTTTTCGATGATGGTGAAGCAGGGCGCATCGGATCTTCACATTTCCGCGACTTACCCCCCCTTCATTCGATTGCACGGGCACATGCTTCGCTTAAATATGCCGCCGCTTTCTCCGCAAGCTGCAGAAAAGCTCGTCTTCGCAACGATGAACGACAACCAAATCAAAACATTCAAACGCAAGCTCGAACTCGATTGGAGCTACAAGATCGAAGGCGTTGGACGTTTTCGCGCGAACGCGTTTATTCAATATGGTGGCGTAGGAGCCGTTTATCGCTTTGTTCAAGAACACATTCGCACGCTCGAGGAACTCGCACTTCCCGAAACCTTGCGATTTCTTGCCGACAATGTTCGCGGCCTGGTTCTTGTGACTGGGCCAACCGGGTCAGGAAAGTCCACGACACTTGCGGCCTTGATCACCCATATTAACAATACTCGAAAAGAACACATTATCACGATCGAAGACCCAATCGAATATGTTCACACGGGTAAGAACTGTCTCATCAACCAACGAGAGGTTGGACCGCATACTAAGTCTTTTCATGGAGCCTTACGGGCAGCACTTCGCGAAGACCCAGATGTCATCATGGTTGGAGAGATGCGAGACTATAAGACAATGTCCCTTGCTCTCACTGCCGCCGAAACAGGCCACTTAGTTTTTGCAACTTTACATACGAACAATGCTGCGAAATCCGTTGACCGAATCGTGGACTCGTTTCCGCCAGAACAGCAGCCACAAGTCAGAGTCATGCTCTCCGAAAGTCTGTTGGGTGTTATTGCGCAAACTCTACTACCTCGAAGCGATATGGCTGGAATGGTGCCCGCGTTAGAAGTGATGATCGCGATTTCATCAATTCGAAATTTGATTCGCGAAAATAAAACCTTTCAGATTCCCTCGATCATGCAGACCAATGCGCGTCATGGAATGATGACCTACGAGACCTCCGTCAAGCTGCTACTCAATAGCGGAGCTATCTCGCAGGCCACTGCGGCTAATTTCATGCAACAGGCCAGTGCCTGA